In the genome of Actinobacillus lignieresii, the window ATTGCGAACCGGCGGAATCTTACAGTTACCAATTCGTGTTCCAAACCTACGTCGGTTTAGATCCGCTTTCGGCAACTCGAGCGCAATTGGTTGAAAAAGCCCGTAAACACGGCTTCCCGTGTGAAGATGATGAGAATCGAGATACTTTGTTGCAATTCCTGTTCAGTGAGATTGTGGAAGCGAATATCGGTAAAGAGCGCCCGACTGCGGTCTATCATTTCCCGTCGTCGCAAGCGGCACTGGCGCAAATCAGTTCGGAAGATCACCGTGTTGCGGAACGTTTCGAGGTTTATTACCAAGGCTTAGAGTTGGCAAACGGTTTTCATGAACTTAGTGATGCGAAAGAACAAATGCGCCGTTTTGAGCAAGACAACGTACAGCGTGCGCAAATGGGCTTACCGGCGCAACAGTTAGACTCTCGTTTTCTTGCCGCATTAAAAGCGGGCATTCCGAATTGTTCCGGCGTGGCGTTAGGTGTGGATCGCTTAATGATGATTGCGATGAATGCCGAGAAAATTGATGAAGTAATGGCATTCGGTGTGGAAAACGCTTAGGGGCGATTAGCCATAAATAACAAGCGGTCAAATTCTTGCAAAATTTTGCAGAAATTTGACCGCTTACTTTTAGCTAAAAACTTAAAGTTTAATAAACCCGTCATAAATATGAGTCGCATCGCCGGTCATATATAACGGATGCCCAACACCCTCCCACTCAATTTGGAGCGAACCGCCGGGCAAATCTACCTGTACATTGTTGTCTAATACGCCTTGCATAATGCCTACCGCCACCGCACCGCACGCACCGCTACCGCACGCCTGCGTTTCACCCGCACCACGTTCAAAGACACGTAATTTAATATGATTGCGATTCACCACTTGCATAAAACCGATATTTGCACGCTCGGGGAATCGTTCGTGATTCTCTAATAAAGGCCCGAGTTCATTTACCGGCGCAAGATTAATATCTTCAACTTGCAACACGCAATGCGGATTACCCATGGAAACCACGCCGCATAACACCGTTTGCAAATCGGTTCTTAAAATATAGTTTTTTTCAAATTTATTTGCCGTAAACGGAACCTGTGCCGGCTCCCAAATCGGCTCGCCCATATTCACGCGAACTTTTTCTTCATCTTTTAAAGTTAATACCATTTTACCTTTCGCGGTACTCACGTGAATATCTTGCTTATTGGTTAAACCTTTAAGCGTAACAAAGCGAGCAAAGCAACGTGCGCCGTTACCGCATTGCGCCACTTCGCTACCGTCCGCATTAAAGATACGATAATGGAAATCAAGCTCCGGATCATAAGGCGGCTCAACCAATAACAGCTGATCAAAACCGACGCCACGATGACGATCAGCGAGTTTACGAATCACCTCTTCGGTTAAATAGACGTTCTGAGTAACACCGTCAATCACCATAAAATCATTGCCAAGTCCGTGCATTTTTGAAAATTGCATATTATTTCCTATCATAAAAAAATTTAATTCTGAAATCTTATAGAGATTAGTTTTATTTATTGCTATATTACAGTTCCTTTTCAAAGCATTCGTTCCGCTTGAGAAGGTTTCTAATTTCTGAAAAGGTTTTGCCTC includes:
- the dapF gene encoding diaminopimelate epimerase; the encoded protein is MQFSKMHGLGNDFMVIDGVTQNVYLTEEVIRKLADRHRGVGFDQLLLVEPPYDPELDFHYRIFNADGSEVAQCGNGARCFARFVTLKGLTNKQDIHVSTAKGKMVLTLKDEEKVRVNMGEPIWEPAQVPFTANKFEKNYILRTDLQTVLCGVVSMGNPHCVLQVEDINLAPVNELGPLLENHERFPERANIGFMQVVNRNHIKLRVFERGAGETQACGSGACGAVAVGIMQGVLDNNVQVDLPGGSLQIEWEGVGHPLYMTGDATHIYDGFIKL
- the epmA gene encoding elongation factor P--(R)-beta-lysine ligase; this encodes MNELTLENIEWKPTAPIQNLIKRSKIMAEIRQFFKDRGVLEVETPALSEFSVTDVHLSTFSTQFLSPFSSEAKTLHLMTSPEYHMKRLLAAGSGAIFQLCRVFRNEEAGKRHNPEFTMLEWYRPHFDMYRLINEVDDLLQQILDCEPAESYSYQFVFQTYVGLDPLSATRAQLVEKARKHGFPCEDDENRDTLLQFLFSEIVEANIGKERPTAVYHFPSSQAALAQISSEDHRVAERFEVYYQGLELANGFHELSDAKEQMRRFEQDNVQRAQMGLPAQQLDSRFLAALKAGIPNCSGVALGVDRLMMIAMNAEKIDEVMAFGVENA